A window from Leptothermofonsia sichuanensis E412 encodes these proteins:
- a CDS encoding nucleotidyltransferase family protein yields MTAYPNPAAGLSANSPALSQVLEQRKQEALAVAKQCEAILRDRFHAEQVILFGSLAGESLWHQNSDLDLAVAGLSQADWLRAYDELEAIAPDWLKIDLVRLESLYPEVRARVLQEKPMPRNSYLALKEHLQDELVALERNAVALETALERARANLDEYDIRALASYINDFYRRCERMSERVAVSLDGGLPQGENWHQALLSQVADPGGNERPPLWSGSLLLDLNEYRKFRHIVHHKYGDELRADYVIALAELAPAVLVKVRQALTTFSNWLVACQERIEG; encoded by the coding sequence ATGACAGCTTATCCCAACCCGGCGGCAGGGCTTTCAGCCAACTCTCCTGCGCTCTCCCAAGTTCTGGAACAGCGAAAGCAAGAGGCTTTGGCGGTTGCGAAACAGTGCGAGGCAATTCTGCGCGATCGCTTTCACGCAGAACAGGTCATTCTATTCGGTTCCCTGGCGGGCGAGAGTCTGTGGCACCAGAATTCAGACCTGGATCTGGCAGTGGCAGGATTGTCCCAGGCAGATTGGTTGCGGGCATACGACGAGCTGGAGGCGATCGCCCCGGACTGGCTCAAAATAGACCTGGTCCGCCTGGAAAGCCTGTATCCAGAAGTCCGTGCCCGTGTTTTGCAGGAGAAGCCAATGCCGAGAAACTCCTACTTAGCGTTAAAGGAACATTTGCAAGATGAGCTAGTCGCGTTAGAGCGAAATGCGGTAGCCCTGGAAACAGCCCTGGAAAGAGCTAGAGCCAATTTAGATGAATACGATATCCGCGCTTTAGCCAGTTACATCAATGACTTTTACCGTCGATGTGAACGGATGAGCGAACGAGTCGCGGTTTCCCTGGATGGGGGGCTGCCTCAGGGTGAGAACTGGCACCAGGCTCTCCTGTCCCAGGTTGCAGATCCAGGCGGCAATGAGCGTCCTCCCCTGTGGAGTGGTTCCCTCCTGCTCGACCTGAATGAGTACCGCAAGTTTCGCCATATTGTCCATCACAAATATGGAGATGAACTGCGAGCGGACTATGTGATTGCGCTGGCGGAATTGGCACCTGCGGTTCTGGTCAAAGTCCGGCAGGCTCTCACAACCTTCAGCAACTGGCTAGTAGCTTGTCAAGAAAGAATTGAGGGATAG
- a CDS encoding Uma2 family endonuclease: MYDLPSEDPEEPGLPDEFHLIQPRLLDETCRPPNFAPDAIFTASDLNLYYDSRHTLWYKRPDWFLVLGVARAQQQQEMRLSYLIWQEGVAPFLVVELLSPGTESEDLGRNLREVNQPPTKWQVYEQILRVPYYVVFDRYANQLQVFQLVATRYQEITLSEQRFWFEEIELGLGVWQGRYQNANGLWLRWYDAEGNWLPTAEERSQQERQRAEQERQRAEQEQQRAEQERQRAEQEQQRAEQERQRAEQEQQRAEQERQRAEQAEELLQQERQRAEKLAARLRALGLDPEQL; this comes from the coding sequence ATGTATGATCTTCCCAGCGAAGATCCGGAGGAGCCTGGGTTGCCTGACGAGTTTCATCTGATTCAGCCTCGTCTGCTGGACGAAACCTGCCGTCCACCGAACTTTGCACCGGATGCCATCTTCACAGCCAGTGATCTGAACCTCTACTACGACAGCCGCCATACCCTGTGGTACAAGCGCCCCGACTGGTTTTTAGTACTGGGAGTTGCTCGTGCTCAACAGCAGCAGGAGATGCGCCTGAGCTATCTGATCTGGCAGGAAGGAGTTGCCCCCTTTCTGGTGGTTGAGCTGCTATCACCCGGCACTGAATCGGAGGATCTGGGAAGAAATCTGCGAGAAGTGAACCAGCCCCCGACCAAATGGCAGGTATACGAGCAGATTTTGCGAGTTCCCTATTACGTGGTGTTTGATCGGTATGCGAATCAGTTGCAAGTGTTTCAACTGGTTGCCACCCGTTACCAGGAAATTACGCTGTCTGAGCAGCGGTTCTGGTTTGAGGAGATTGAATTAGGACTGGGGGTATGGCAGGGGCGCTATCAGAATGCAAATGGGCTATGGTTGCGCTGGTATGATGCGGAGGGCAACTGGCTCCCCACAGCAGAGGAGCGATCGCAGCAGGAACGCCAGCGGGCTGAACAGGAACGCCAGCGGGCTGAACAGGAACAGCAACGGGCTGAACAGGAACGCCAGCGGGCTGAGCAAGAACAGCAACGGGCTGAGCAGGAACGCCAGCGGGCCGAGCAGGAACAGCAACGGGCTGAACAGGAACGCCAGCGAGCTGAACAGGCTGAGGAGTTACTACAGCAGGAACGCCAGCGGGCAGAAAAGTTGGCTGCCCGCCTGCGAGCGTTGGGGCTTGACCCGGAGCAGTTGTAG
- a CDS encoding ABC transporter permease — MNHRKPQGTASSVAHSLKAPPQPPKRVIHTSASWFRQPGPPIWKKMGRDLLASRELAWRLMVKDLSAQYRQSLLGIAWAFIPPIILAAGFTFAANSRVINIGETDIPYPAYVMLSTMLWQTFVEALNGPIQAVTGAKTLMAKINFPREAIVLSKLGQVFVNFGIKLILVIGVFLWFRLSVPWTVLIAPVALIHLIVFGTFLGLLLAPLAGLYTDVTKALPLIMSPWLLLTPVVYPVPQGGRFATIVHLNPVTPLLVTTRELATTGTISEPQGFWIVSGIAFVGLLVAWVLYRVAMPYVIERVSS; from the coding sequence ATGAACCATCGCAAACCGCAGGGCACCGCTTCATCGGTGGCCCATTCCCTCAAAGCTCCACCCCAACCCCCTAAGCGAGTTATCCATACTTCTGCAAGCTGGTTTCGCCAACCAGGACCCCCCATCTGGAAAAAGATGGGGCGAGACTTGCTGGCATCACGGGAACTGGCCTGGCGCTTGATGGTGAAGGATCTGAGTGCCCAGTACCGCCAGTCTCTTTTGGGGATTGCCTGGGCGTTTATTCCACCGATTATTCTGGCAGCCGGGTTTACCTTTGCGGCAAACTCACGGGTGATTAACATTGGTGAAACAGACATTCCCTATCCCGCTTACGTGATGTTGAGTACGATGCTGTGGCAAACGTTTGTGGAGGCGTTAAATGGGCCGATTCAGGCGGTGACAGGTGCCAAAACATTGATGGCAAAGATCAACTTCCCCCGTGAGGCAATCGTATTGTCAAAATTGGGTCAGGTGTTTGTCAATTTTGGCATCAAGTTGATTTTAGTCATTGGTGTGTTTCTCTGGTTTCGCCTGTCGGTGCCCTGGACGGTGTTAATTGCTCCTGTTGCATTGATTCACCTGATTGTATTTGGCACATTTTTAGGATTGTTGCTGGCACCCCTGGCAGGGCTATATACGGATGTGACGAAGGCGTTGCCTTTAATTATGAGTCCCTGGTTGTTACTCACACCTGTAGTCTATCCAGTACCGCAGGGGGGACGGTTTGCGACGATCGTCCATTTGAATCCGGTGACGCCGCTGTTGGTGACAACGCGAGAGCTGGCAACTACAGGCACCATTTCTGAACCCCAGGGGTTCTGGATTGTGAGTGGCATTGCCTTTGTGGGTTTGCTGGTTGCCTGGGTTCTTTACCGGGTTGCCATGCCTTACGTGATTGAAAGAGTTAGTTCTTAA
- a CDS encoding ABC transporter ATP-binding protein, whose amino-acid sequence MVEALNQNYEEMTHSNSEEVILSVNGVSKKFCRDLKRSLLYGVQDIASDLVGLRQESNKLRPKEFWALQDVSFQLRRGEALGLVGKNGSGKSTLLRIIAGLIKPDAGSVEAKGRVAPLIALSAGFNPILTGRENIYANMSILGLSKKEIDDRFDQVVEFAEIGDAIESPLQTYSSGMAARLGFASAIHTDPDILLIDEVLAVGDIKFRAKCYRKLASLLKLGTSFIMVSHDPQSILQMCNSAIYLSKGELICADITFNVMQRYEQDLFLGDKKTNLPGFLELDGKPSQESQGLDIQSIYFSGSQDGLLQQPLRSGFPTKLHIVCKARESLKNVNVYLKISQIGSGEGTVLQIDTANDGNSFEVEPGIYVMSLEMPYLGLPSGVYSMSIKLKQERIYTLDFVESFQFTVESSGTMHNCRFYQPRSWNITKKQ is encoded by the coding sequence ATGGTTGAAGCACTAAACCAGAATTATGAGGAGATGACCCATTCCAATTCTGAGGAAGTCATCCTTTCGGTGAATGGGGTTTCTAAGAAGTTTTGTCGGGATTTGAAGCGATCGCTACTGTATGGGGTTCAGGATATTGCTTCTGACCTGGTTGGACTGCGGCAGGAAAGCAACAAACTGCGCCCGAAGGAATTCTGGGCTTTGCAGGATGTAAGTTTCCAACTCCGCCGGGGAGAAGCCTTGGGGTTGGTTGGTAAGAATGGCAGCGGCAAATCAACGCTATTGAGGATTATTGCCGGGTTGATTAAACCCGATGCCGGATCAGTGGAAGCGAAAGGACGAGTTGCGCCTCTGATTGCGTTAAGTGCAGGCTTTAACCCTATCCTGACCGGGCGAGAAAATATTTATGCCAATATGTCGATTCTAGGACTGTCAAAAAAGGAAATTGATGATCGCTTTGATCAGGTCGTGGAGTTTGCTGAGATTGGAGATGCAATAGAGTCACCACTACAAACCTATAGCTCTGGCATGGCAGCACGCCTCGGGTTCGCATCAGCAATTCATACTGATCCAGATATTCTTCTAATCGACGAAGTATTAGCAGTAGGAGACATTAAATTCCGGGCAAAATGTTACCGAAAACTTGCCTCATTACTGAAATTAGGGACAAGTTTTATCATGGTTTCCCACGATCCACAATCAATTCTTCAAATGTGTAATTCTGCAATTTATCTATCTAAAGGAGAATTAATTTGCGCAGATATAACATTTAATGTCATGCAAAGGTATGAACAGGACTTATTTTTAGGTGATAAGAAGACTAATCTTCCAGGTTTTTTAGAACTCGATGGAAAACCTTCGCAGGAAAGCCAGGGCTTAGATATTCAATCCATTTATTTCAGTGGCTCTCAGGATGGCTTACTTCAACAGCCACTCAGAAGCGGATTTCCAACAAAGCTTCATATTGTTTGTAAAGCAAGGGAATCTCTCAAAAATGTGAATGTCTATTTGAAGATATCTCAAATAGGAAGTGGTGAGGGTACAGTTTTGCAAATAGATACAGCTAATGATGGGAATTCATTTGAAGTTGAACCAGGCATTTACGTCATGAGTTTAGAGATGCCTTACCTCGGTTTACCATCAGGTGTTTATTCAATGAGCATAAAGCTCAAACAAGAGAGGATTTACACACTTGATTTCGTAGAATCCTTCCAATTTACTGTGGAATCATCCGGAACTATGCATAACTGCCGATTCTACCAACCAAGAAGTTGGAATATTACTAAAAAACAGTAA
- a CDS encoding class I SAM-dependent methyltransferase: MLYPKLERQHRLVRVWSNRELKKLSGLFTGTVINVSAADDQDKEGGVYSDYFLNKSAYFITNYAGDDGYQSRENEILLDMSVNLPDELKHRFDVVFNHTMLEHVFDIFTAFRNLCQLSKDIVIVVVPFSQVQHAVNRSYGDYWRFTPLALRKLFEENGLKVIYEAESPFQDSSVYLFFVGSRHPEKWEGFVPDFTPIKQSGKWIGTTTTTADGVHSTFNYSRLKKLIRNLFQRVHLSS, translated from the coding sequence ATGTTGTACCCTAAGCTAGAACGCCAGCATCGCCTGGTAAGAGTCTGGTCCAATCGTGAACTTAAAAAATTATCAGGTCTATTTACTGGCACAGTCATTAATGTCTCTGCGGCAGATGATCAAGATAAAGAAGGGGGGGTTTATAGTGATTATTTCCTTAATAAATCCGCATATTTTATAACAAATTATGCTGGAGATGATGGTTACCAATCACGGGAAAATGAAATTTTACTCGATATGTCAGTGAATTTACCTGATGAGTTAAAGCATCGCTTTGACGTGGTATTTAATCATACTATGCTCGAACATGTTTTCGATATTTTTACAGCCTTTAGAAATCTATGTCAGCTCTCTAAGGATATTGTTATCGTCGTCGTTCCTTTTTCCCAGGTTCAACATGCTGTTAATAGATCCTATGGTGACTACTGGAGGTTTACACCATTGGCTCTTAGAAAACTATTTGAGGAAAATGGACTAAAGGTTATTTACGAGGCAGAAAGCCCATTTCAAGACTCCTCAGTTTATTTATTTTTCGTCGGATCGCGTCATCCTGAAAAATGGGAAGGTTTTGTTCCAGACTTCACCCCTATTAAGCAGTCCGGTAAATGGATTGGAACCACTACGACTACTGCTGATGGTGTACATTCTACATTCAATTACTCGCGTTTGAAAAAGCTAATTAGAAATCTATTCCAAAGAGTACATCTCTCATCCTAA
- a CDS encoding acyltransferase codes for MSNATCSIGHGSRIRASIKGSGGAEIKIGQKTFINQGTELRCRTSLSIGDYVLISYEVDIFDNNTHSTDWQERRNMILSSPMNTLIDKTTPKAKPIVIGNDCWIGKRATVLKGVTLGDRSIVALGAIVTSSIPEDCVAYGNPARWKPIELSKSDGAEISAN; via the coding sequence TTGTCAAATGCTACCTGCTCGATTGGTCATGGTTCCAGGATTCGAGCTTCTATTAAAGGCAGTGGCGGGGCTGAAATAAAGATTGGTCAGAAGACTTTCATTAATCAAGGTACGGAATTACGATGCCGCACTTCCCTGTCAATCGGTGATTATGTGTTGATTTCCTATGAGGTTGACATTTTTGATAATAATACTCACTCTACCGATTGGCAGGAAAGACGCAATATGATTCTATCGAGTCCGATGAACACCTTAATCGATAAAACAACCCCAAAAGCAAAGCCAATTGTGATTGGGAATGACTGCTGGATTGGCAAAAGAGCCACCGTCCTGAAAGGAGTTACTTTGGGCGATCGCTCAATCGTTGCTCTGGGAGCCATTGTGACCTCTTCTATTCCAGAAGATTGCGTGGCTTATGGCAATCCTGCCCGGTGGAAGCCGATTGAATTGTCGAAATCGGATGGGGCTGAGATAAGCGCAAATTAG